One stretch of Prunus persica cultivar Lovell chromosome G1, Prunus_persica_NCBIv2, whole genome shotgun sequence DNA includes these proteins:
- the LOC18789742 gene encoding pleiotropic drug resistance protein 1, with translation MEVFSRSSRAEEDEEALKWAAIERLPTCLRIGRGLFIDGEGQARAVDVEKLGLLERKTLLERLVSNAEKDNEKFLLKLKERIDRVRLDVPTIEVRFNHLTVEAKVYIGSRALPTLLNFAINMLQGMLHYLHIFPSRKTPLTILQNISGIIKPQRMTLLLGPPSSGKTTLLLALAGRLGKDLKSSGRVTYNGHGMEEFVPQRTSAYISQNDLHIGEMTVKETLAFSARCQGVGSNCDMLAELCRREKEENIKPDPDIDIYLKAAALEGQETSVVTDYILKILGLEVCANTMVGDEMVRGISGGERKRVTIGEMLVGPVRALFMDEISTGLDSSTTFQIVNSLRQSIHILSRTAVVSLLQPAPETYSLFDDIILLSDGQIVYQGPRENVLEFFESMGFKCPERKGVADFLQEVTSRKDQEQYWARLDEPYRFVTVNDFAEAFQSFPVGQKLGDELAVPFDKSKSHRAALSAKKYGVNKKELFRACVSREFLLMKRNSFAFIFKFALLIMLASITASIFLRIKMHKNTVEDGGVYMGALFFAVIVAMFNGISELNMAIMKLPVFYKQRDLLFFPSWAYSLPAWILKIPITLVESAIWVVITYYVIGFDPCAERLFKQYILLLCINQMASGMFRFMAALGRDVIVASTTGSFALLIIMVLGGFVLSREAVPKWWLWGYWISPLMYGQNAITVNEFLGKNWRHVPPNSTESLGVLILKSHGIFPEARWYWIGVAALFGYIFLFNLLLTLALQYLDPFGKPQTVLSKEGMAERNASTTGEFIELLPRGKSSSGQRSLPLSARGGRTDEANGKRKRGMVLPFQPLSLAFDEIRYAIDMPQEMKAEGAQEDQLELLKSVSGAFRPGVLTALMGVSGAGKTTLMDVLAGRKTGGHIKGSIMVSGYPKRQETFARISGYCEQTDIHSPHVTVYESLLFSAWLRLLPEVDSATRKMFIEEVMELVELTSLRGALVGLPSVTGLSTEQRKRLTIAVELVANPSIIFMDEPTSGLDARAAAIVMRTVRNTVDTGRTVVCTIHQPSIDIFDAFDELLLLKLGGEQMYGGPLGSHSSHLIKYFEGINGVPKIKDGYNPATWMLEITSAAQEAALRVNFTEVYKNSEQFKSSKAMIKELSTPPSGSRDLYFPTRYSQSFLIQCMACLWKQHWSYWRNPSYSAVRLLFTTFIALLFGLIFWNLGSKRTKQQDLFNAMGSMYAAVIFLGVQNGASVQPVVAVERTVFYRERAAGMYSALPYAFGQMMIELPYIFIQTVIYGFIVYSMMGFDWIAAKFFWFLFFLYFTLLYYTLYGMMTMALTPNHNIAAITSSSFYAIWNLFSGFVVPPTRIPIWWKWYYWVCPVAWTLYGMVASQFGDIKDTLESGESVEHFLRSYFGYKHDFLGIVAVVIVGFSLLFGFIFAYGIRAFNFQKR, from the exons ATGGAAGTCTTTTCGAGGTCTTCTCGagcagaagaagatgaagaagctcTGAAATGGGCTGCAATAGAGAGGCTCCCTACGTGTTTACGTATAGGGAGAGGTTTGTTCATTGATGGTGAGGGTCAAGCTAGAGCGGTTGATGTAGAGAAACTTGGTTTGCTAGAGAGAAAGACTTTGTTGGAGAGGCTGGTGAGCAATGCAGAGAAAGATAATGAAAAGTTCTTGTTGAAGCTCAAGGAACGGATTGATCG AGTTAGACTTGATGTGCCAACAATTGAAGTTCGGTTCAACCATCTAACTGTTGAGGCAAAAGTTTATATTGGAAGCAGAGCACTGCCCACATTACTCAACTTTGCTATCAATATGTTACAG GGCATGCTACATTATCTTCACATTTTTCCAAGTAGAAAGACACCTTTAACAATCCTTCAAAACATTAGTGGCATCATCAAGCCTCAAAG AATGACTTTGCTTTTAGGTCCCCCAAGCTCTGGAAAGACCACATTACTATTAGCTCTGGCCGGAAGACTTGGTAAAGATTTAAAA TCTTCCGGGAGGGTTACATATAATGGACATGGAATGGAAGAATTTGTACCTCAAAGAACATCAGCTTATATAAGTCAAAATGATCTCCACATAGGAGAAATGACAGTGAAAGAGACGTTGGCTTTCTCAGCTAGATGTCAAGGAGTTGGATCAAATTGCG ACATGTTGGCAGAACTATgtagaagagagaaggaggagAATATCAAACCTGACCCTGATATTGACATCTACCTGAAG GCAGCAGCACTAGAAGGGCAGGAGACCAGTGTAGTCACTGATTATATTCTCAAG ATTCTGGGACTTGAAGTCTGTGCTAATACTATGGTGGGGGATGAAATGGTAAGAGGCATCTCAGGTGGAGAAAGAAAGCGTGTCACAATAG GGGAGATGCTTGTTGGACCAGTAAGAGCTCTTTTCATGGATGAGATATCAACTGGCTTGGACAGTTCTACAACTTTCCAAATAGTAAATTCACTCAGGCAATCCATCCATATTCTAAGCAGAACTGCAGTTGTCTCCCTCCTTCAGCCAGCCCCCGAAACTTATAGCCTGTTTGATGATATTATTCTTCTCTCAGATGGGCAAATCGTGTATCAGGGTCCACGCGAAAAtgtgcttgaattttttgaaTCCATGGGATTCAAGTGTCCTGAGAGGAAAGGAGTTGCTGACTTCTTGCAAGAG GTGACATCAAGGAAAGATCAAGAGCAGTACTGGGCACGTTTAGATGAGCCCTATAGATTTGTTACTGTCAATGATTTCGCCGAAGCATTCCAGTCATTTCCAGTTGGTCAGAAACTTGGTGATGAGCTTGCTGTTCCCTTCGACAAGTCCAAAAGTCACCGTGCTGCTTTGTCAGCCAAGAAGTATGGCGTTAACAAGAAGGAGTTGTTCCGAGCTTGCGTTTCTAGAGAATTCTTGCTGATGAAGAGGAACTCATTTGccttcattttcaaatttgccCTA CTTATTATGTTAGCTTCTATAACAGCATCGATATTTCTACGAATTAAGATGCACAAAAACACAGTGGAGGATGGTGGAGTTTATATGGGTGCTTTGTTCTTTGCGGTCATTGTAGCAATGTTTAATGGAATATCAGAACTCAACATGGCCATTATGAAACTTCCTGTCTTCTACAAACAAAGagatcttctcttctttccttcATGGGCATACTCTCTACCTGCATGGATCCTCAAGATCCCAATCACTCTTGTAGAAAGTGCCATTTGGGTGGTCATTACTTATTATGTCATAGGATTTGATCCATGTGCAGAAAG GTTGTTCAAGCAGTACATTTTACTCCTGTGCATAAACCAGATGGCATCTGGGATGTTCAGGTTCATGGCAGCCTTAGGAAGGGATGTAATAGTTGCAAGCACAACTGGATCCTTTGCATTGCTTATAATTATGGTTTTGGGTGGATTTGTCTTATCTCGAG AGGCTGTGCCAAAATGGTGGTTGTGGGGTTACTGGATCTCGCCGTTAATGTATGGACAAAATGCTATTACTGTGAATGAATTTCTTGGAAAGAATTGGAGACAT GTTCCACCTAATTCGACAGAATCCTTGGGAGTTTTGATCCTGAAGTCTCATGGAATTTTCCCAGAAGCACGATGGTATTGGATTGGAGTAGCGGCTTTATTTGGATATATTTTTCTGTTCAATCTCCTTCTTACTTTGGCTCTGCAGTATCTTGATC CATTTGGTAAGCCTCAGACAGTACTTTCCAAAGAAGGCATGGCTGAAAGAAATGCTAGCACAACTGGAGAGTTCATTGAGCTATTGCCAAGAGGAAAGAGCTCTTCTG GTCAAAGAAGCTTACCGTTATCTGCAAGAGGGGGAAGAACTGATGAAGCTAATGGGAAAAGGAAGCGCGGAATGGTTCTTCCTTTTCAACCGCTTTCCCTTGCTTTCGATGAGATCAGATATGCAATAGATATGCCACAG GAAATGAAAGCTGAGGGTGCTCAAGAGGATCAGTTGGAACTTTTGAAGAGTGTGAGTGGTGCATTTAGGCCAGGAGTCTTAACAGCTCTAATGGGTGTCAGTGGGGCTGGCAAGACCACTCTAATGGATGTGTTGGCTGGAAGGAAAACTGGTGGACATATCAAGGGAAGCATCATGGTATCTGGGTATCCGAAAAGGCAAGAAACATTTGCTCGCATATCAGGATATTGTGAGCAAACTGATATCCACTCTCCTCATGTTACAGTTTATGAATCTCTACTTTTTTCTGCGTGGCTTCGGCTACTCCCTGAGGTTGATTCTGCAACAAGAAAG ATGTTCATCGAAGAAGTCATGGAGCTTGTGGAGCTGACTTCATTGAGGGGAGCACTTGTGGGATTACCTAGTGTGACCGGTCTTTCGACTGAGCAGCGCAAAAGGCTGACAATTGCTGTTGAGCTTGTTGCAAATCCATCTATAATCTTCATGGATGAACCAACCTCCGGCCTTGATGCCAGAGCAGCAGCAATCGTGATGAGAACCGTGAGGAACACGGTGGACACAGGAAGAACTGTGGTTTGCACCATCCACCAGCCAAGCATAGACATATTTGATGCATTTGATGAG CTTCTTCTGTTGAAACTGGGAGGTGAGCAAATGTATGGTGGTCCATTAGGCTCCCATTCCTCTCATCTGATCAAGTACTTTGAG GGAATTAATGGAGTTCCTAAAATCAAAGATGGATATAACCCTGCAACCTGGATGTTGGAGATTACTTCGGCTGCGCAAGAGGCAGCTCTCAGGGTTAATTTCACAGAGGTGTACAAGAACTCAGAGCAATTTAA GAGCAGCAAAGCAATGATCAAGGAACTAAGTACACCACCCTCGGGTTCTAGAGATCTATACTTCCCTACTCGCTACTCTCAGTCTTTTCTCATCCAATGTATGGCTTGCCTATGGAAACAGCACTGGTCGTACTGGAGAAACCCATCATATAGTGCAGTAAGGCTGCTATTCACAACGTTCATCGCTTTGTTGTTTGGTTTGATATTCTGGAATCTTGGATCGAAAAG GACAAAGCAGCAAGATCTCTTCAATGCTATGGGCTCCATGTATGCTGCTGTAATCTTTCTCGGGGTACAAAACGGCGCCTCAGTGCAGCCGGTTGTGGCTGTTGAGAGAACAGTCTTttacagagagagagcagcTGGAATGTATTCGGCTTTGCCCTACGCATTTGGACAG ATGATGATTGAGCTTCCCTACATCTTCATTCAGACTGTTATTTATGGATTCATAGTGTATTCCATGATGGGATTTGATTGGATAGCTGCCAAGTTCTTTTGGTTCCTGTTTTTCTTGTACTTCACCTTGTTATACTATACATTGTATGGCATGATGACCATGGCTCTCACTCCCAACCACAACATTGCTGCCATAACCTCATCTAGCTTCTATGCAATATGGAACCTTTTCTCCGGATTTGTTGTTCCTCCAaca AGAATTCCAATATGGTGGAAATGGTACTATTGGGTCTGCCCTGTTGCTTGGACATTGTATGGAATGGTTGCTTCACAATTTGGAGACATAAAGGACACACTGGAGTCGGGGGAATCAGTGGAGCATTTCTTGAGAAGTTACTTTGGATACAAGCATGACTTTTTGGGCATCGTTGCCGTCGTGATTGTTGGATTTTCATTGCTATTCGGCTTCATCTTTGCCTATGGAATTAGAGcattcaatttccaaaaaagATGA
- the LOC18791853 gene encoding ABC transporter G family member 39: MSNSGSGRISSFDMWRNTSMEAFSKSSHHEEDDEESLTWAAIERLPTYLRIRRGLLAEEDGQAREIIDVNNLGLLERKSLLERLVKIAEEDNEKFLLKLKDRMNRVGLEFPTTEVRFEHLNVEAEAYVGGRALPSVFNFSINMLEGFLNYLHIIPSRKKPLPILHDVSGIIKPRRMTLLLGPPGSGKTTLLLALAGKLGKDLKLSGRVTYNGHGMEEFIPERTSAYISQHDLHIPELTVRETLAFSARCQGVGPRYEMLVELSRREKAANIKPDPDLDVYMKAAALEGQETNVVTDYIIKVLGLEVCADTMVGDQMRRGISGGQKKRLTTGEMLVGPEKALFMDEISTGLDSSTTFHIVNSLRQSIHILNGTALISLLQPAPETYELFDDIILLSDGRIVYQGPRENVLEFFEHRGFKCPERKGVADFLQEVTSRKDQEQYWADKDKPYSFVTSNEFSEAMQSFRIGRELGDELATPFDKSKGNPAALTTNKYGVSKKELYKACMSRQVLLMKRNSFVYIFKMTQFIIMAFTTMTLFLRTEMHRRTVEDGGIYMGSLFYTMMIIMFTGFSELAMTVMRLPVFFKQRDLLFFPAWAYSLPTCLIRIPLTFVEAFIWVAMTYYVIGYDPSIERFFKQFILLLCISQMANGLFRLLAAVGRSPVVANTFGSAALLVLFVLGGFILSRESMQEWLLWGYWFSPLTYGMNALAVNEFLGKSWRHVPANSTEPLGVMVLKSRGVLPEAHWYWIGVVASLGFVLLFNFLFTFALQYLDPIDKPQAVMSKEALEEKLAKKNGETVELPSMGKSSVGVGNESLESVSTNHTRRRGMVLPFETLSMTFNEIRYAVDMPQEMKAEGITEDRLELLKGVSGAFRPGVLTALMGVSGAGKTTLMDVLAGRKTGGYIEGSIIVSGYPKNQETFARISGYCEQTDIHSPHVTVYESLVYSAWLRLPPGVDSPTRKMFIEEVMELVELTSIREALVGLPGVNGLSTEQRKRLTIAVELVANPSIIFMDEPTSGLDARAAAIVMRTVRNTVDTGRTVVCTIHQPSIDIFDAFDELFLLKRGGEEIYVGPLGHQSSQLINYFEGINGVSKLRDGYNPATWMLEVTSAGQEAALGVNFTDIYKNSEVYRRNKALIKELSTPPPNSRDLFFPTQYSQSFFTQCIACLWKQHWSYWRNPSYSAVRLLYTAVMALVFGIIFWDLGSKRHRQQDLFNAMGSMYSAVLFIGIQNASSVQPVVGIERVVFYRERAAGMYSAFPYALGQVLIELPYTSIQTIIYGVIVYSMIGFEWTVSKFLWHIFFMYFTFLYYILYGMMIVGITPNTTIAAVASSAFYPLWNVFSGFIIPKTRIPIWWRWFYWVCPVSWTLYGLFTSQFGGIKDTLDSGETVDDFIRAYFGYTKDFLGVVAIVHVGISGLFGFIFAFSIKVFNFQKR, translated from the exons ATGAGCAATTCTGGGAGTGGACGTATAAGCAGCTTTGACATGTGGAGAAACACTTCCATGGAAGCTTTCTCCAAGTCTTCTCACCATGAAGAAGACGACGAAGAGTCTCTAACATGGGCTGCTATTGAGAGATTGCCCACATATTTACGCATACGGAGAGGCCTACTTGCAGAAGAGGATGGTCAGGCTAGAGAGATCATTGATGTAAACAATCTTGGATTATTAGAAAGGAAGAGCTTGTTGGAGAGACTTGTGAAGATTGCAGAGGAAGATAATGAGAAGTTCTTGTTGAAGCTCAAGGACCGCATGAACAG AGTTGGGCTTGAATTTCCGACAACTGAAGTGCGGTTTGAGCATTTAAATGTTGAAGCAGAGGCTTATGTAGGAGGCAGGGCATTGCCTAGTGTGTTCAACTTCTCCATCAATATGTTAGAG gGTTTCTTGAATTACCTTCATATTATTCCGAGTCGAAAGAAACCATTGCCAATCCTCCATGATGTAAGTGGGATTATCAAGCCAAGAAG AATGACACTGCTTTTAGGCCCCCCGGGCTCTGGAAAGACCACATTACTATTGGCATTGGCTGGAAAACTTGGTAAAGATCTAAAA CTTTCTGGGAGAGTTACATACAACGGACACGGGATGGAAGAGTTTATACCGGAGAGGACCTCAGCTTATATTAGCCAGCATGATCTCCACATACCAGAATTGACAGTCAGAGAAACGCTGGCTTTTTCTGCAAGATGTCAAGGGGTTGGACCGCGTTATG AAATGTTGGTAGAATTATCAAGAAGAGAGAAGGCTGCAAATATTAAGCCAGATCCTGATCTTGATGTTTACATGAAG GCAGCAGCACTGGAAGGACAGGAAACCAATGTGGTTACAGATTACATAATCAAG GTTTTGGGACTAGAAGTTTGTGCTGACACCATGGTAGGGGATCAAATGAGACGAGGTATATCTGGGGGCCAAAAAAAGCGACTCACCACAG GGGAGATGCTGGTTGGACCAGAAAAAGCACTTTTTATGGATGAGATATCAACTGGGTTGGACagttcaacaacatttcaCATTGTGAATTCACTCAGACAATCCATCCACATTCTCAATGGAACTGCCCTAATCTCTCTCCTGCAACCAGCACCAGAAACTTATGAACTCTTTGATGATATAATTCTCCTCTCAGATGGGCGCATTGTATATCAAGGTCCGCGCGAGAATGTGCTCGAGTTCTTTGAGCACAGGGGCTTCAAATGTCCAGAGAGGAAAGGAGTTGCTGATTTCCTACAAGAA GTGACATCAAGGAAAGATCAAGAGCAATACTGGGCTGATAAAGATAAGCCTTACAGCTTTGTAACTTCAAATGAATTTTCTGAAGCAATGCAATCATTTCGCATTGGTAGAGAACTTGGGGATGAGCTTGCCACACCATTTGACAAGTCTAAAGGGAACCCAGCAGCTTTAACAACTAACAAGTATGGAGTTAGCAAGAAGGAACTTTACAAAGCTTGTATGTCAAGACAAGTTTTGCTTATGAAGAGGAATTCATTTGTCtacattttcaaaatgaccCAG TTCATTATAATGGCTTTTACAACAATGACACTATTCCTACGAACTGAGATGCATCGACGTACCGTGGAAGATGGTGGGATTTACATGGGATCTTTGTTTTACACAATGATGATAATTATGTTCACTGGATTCTCAGAACTTGCTATGACTGTCATGAGACTTCCTGTGTTTTTCAAGCAAAGGGaccttctcttctttcctGCTTGGGCATACTCTTTGCCAACATGTCTGATAAGAATCCCTCTGACCTTTGTGGAAGCTTTCATTTGGGTGGCCATGACTTACTATGTTATAGGTTATGATCCGAGCATTGAAAG GTTCTTCAAACAGTTCATTTTACTACTGTGCATTAGTCAGATGGCAAATGGTCTGTTCCGATTGTTAGCGGCGGTAGGCAGGAGCCCAGttgttgcaaacacatttgGGTCTGCTGCTTTACTTGTCCTTTTTGTTCTTGGTGGATTTATCTTATCACGAG AAAGTATGCAAGAATGGTTGTTGTGGGGATATTGGTTCTCACCGCTGACATATGGAATGAATGCATTAGCTGTCAATGAATTTCTTGGAAAAAGTTGGAGACAT GTTCCTGCCAACTCAACAGAACCATTAGGAGTTATGGTCTTGAAGTCTCGAGGGGTATTACCAGAAGCACACTGGTACTGGATTGGAGTAGTAGCTTCACTTGGATTTGTTCTTCTGTTCAACTTCCTTTTTACTTTCGCACTCCAGTATCTTGATC CCATTGACAAGCCTCAGGCAGTAATGTCCAAAGAGGCCTTGGAAGAGAAACttgccaagaaaaatggagagaCCGTTGAGCTACCGTCAATGGGAAAGAGCTCTGTTG GAGTAGGGAATGAAAGTTTGGAGAGTGTCTCTACCAATCATACCAGGCGGCGAGGAATGGTTCTTCCTTTTGAAACCCTCTCAATGACGTTCAATGAAATCAGATATGCAGTTGACATGCCACAG GAAATGAAAGCTGAAGGCATAACTGAGGATCGGCTAGAACTTCTGAAGGGTGTGAGTGGTGCTTTTAGGCCTGGTGTCCTAACAGCTCTAATGGGGGTTAGTGGTGCAGGGAAGACTACTTTAATGGATGTCTTGGCAGGACGGAAAACAGGTGGATATATCGAAGGAAGCATCATTGTATCTGGATATCcaaaaaatcaagaaacatTTGCTCGCATATCAGGATATTGTGAGCAAACTGATATACACTCTCCTCATGTCACAGTCTATGAGTCTTTGGTGTATTCTGCATGGCTCCGATTGCCCCCAGGGGTTGATTCCCCAACCAGAAAG ATGTTCATTGAGGAAGTCATGGAGCTTGTTGAACTGACCTCAATAAGGGAAGCACTTGTTGGATTGCCTGGAGTGAATGGTCTTTCAACTGAGCAGCGCAAAAGGCTAACGATTGCAGTAGAACTTGTTGCCAACCCATCCATAATATTTATGGATGAGCCGACCTCTGGCCTTGATGCAAGGGCGGCAGCAATTGTAATGAGAACAGTGAGGAATACAGTGGACACCGGGCGAACTGTAGTCTGCACCATCCACCAGCCAAGCAttgatatatttgatgcttttGATGAG CTGTTTCTTCTGAAACggggaggagaagaaatatatgTTGGTCCTTTAGGCCACCAGTCTTCCCAGTTGATCAATTACTTTGAG GGAATTAATGGAGTTTCTAAACTAAGAGATGGCTACAATCCTGCAACTTGGATGTTGGAGGTTACTTCAGCAGGACAAGAAGCGGCTCTTGGGGTTAATTTCACTGACATATATAAGAATTCAGAAGTATACAG GAGAAACAAGGCCTTGATCAAGGAACTAAGTACTCCTCCACCAAATTCAAGAGACTTGTTCTTCCCTACACAGTACTCACAGTCCTTCTTTACCCAGTGCATAGCTTGCCTATGGAAACAGCATTGGTCTTATTGGCGAAACCCGTCATACAGTGCAGTGAGACTTTTGTACACTGCTGTGATGGCTCTAGTATTTGGGATAATATTCTGGGATCTTGGCTCCAAAAG GCATAGGCAACAAGATCTTTTTAATGCAATGGGATCTATGTACTCTGCTGTTCTCTTCATTGGAATACAAAATGCCTCATCAGTGCAGCCAGTTGTAGGCATTGAGAGGGTAGTCTTTTACAGAGAAAGGGCTGCTGGAATGTACTCAGCTTTTCCATATGCCTTGGGACAG GTTCTGATTGAGCTTCCATACACTTCGATCCAAACAATCATCTATGGAGTTATAGTATACAGCATGATCGGATTTGAATGGACGGTCAGCAAGTTCTTGTGGCACATCTTCTTCATGTACTTCACCTTCTTATACTACATCTTGTATGGTATGATGATTGTGGGCATTACTCCAAACACAACCATTGCCGCTGTCGCTTCCTCAGCCTTCTACCCATTATGGAACGTCTTTTCAGGATTTATCATTCCGAAAACA AGAATTCCAATATGGTGGAGATGGTTCTACTGGGTGTGTCCAGTGTCTTGGACCTTGTATGGATTGTTTACTTCACAGTTTGGAGGCATCAAGGACACACTTGATTCGGGTGAAACTGTGGACGATTTTATAAGGGCTTATTTTGGATACACAAAAGATTTTTTAGGTGTTGTTGCAATTGTGCATGTTGGAATTTCAGGGCTCTTTGGTTTCatctttgcattttcaatcAAAGTATTTAACTTCcaaaagagatga